The sequence below is a genomic window from Polynucleobacter sp. MWH-UH19D.
CGTCATTCGACTAGCTCGTGGTGGCTCTAAGAAGCGCCCTTTTTACAGCATCGTTGCTACTGATAAGCGCAACCGTCGTGACTCGAACTTTATCGAGCGCATTGGTTATTTCAATCCAAAGGCTGCTGAATCTGAGCAAGCAATGCGCATTGCTCAAGATCGTTTGACTTATTGGACTAGCGTTGGCGCACAAGTTTCTCCAACAGTAGTTCGTTTAATCAAAAACAATCCTGCTGCTTAATATTTCTTTGCTGATAACTTCATCGTCTTGGTGAAGTTATTGGTGATGCATTGGATTAGTAGTTTTATTTTGGGAACTCAGGTGGCTTACAAATGAGTACACCTTCCCTAAGTGATTTAATAGAGCTTGGCGTCGTCTCTGAGGCGCAAGGTATACGAGGGCAAGTGAAGGTTAGGCCTCACTCATCAGATCCCGTAGCACTCCTTTCTTCCAAAACAATATGGCTTTCTTTGATTGCCCGTAGGGATCAACATGCCTCAACTTCTAGTGCTCCAGCTTCTTTAACTGAATATAAGGTGAAGGGCGCAAAAATGCACAGCGGTAATGTGGTGATGAGCTTAGAAGGAGTGGCTGATCGCGATCAAGCACTGGCACTAAAAGGCGCACGCATTCTGGTTGCGCGCGATGCATTTCCAAATACTGATAAAGATGATTACTACTGGGTTGATCTGATTGGCTGTCAAGCGATCAATGTACAAGGGCAACCATTGGGTGAAGTGCTTGATGTCACGGAAAATGGTGCTCACGGCGTGATTGCGATTGGCAGCGCTGAAAAGAAAGTCATTCAATATCTTGTCCCATTTGTAAAAGAGGTCGTGCAAAGCGTGGACTTGGCCAGTAAGTTAATTACAGTTGATTGGCAATTAGATTGGCAATAACTCATTAAATAGAATATGCGCTTTGATGTAGTGACTCTCTTTCCAGAAATGTTCTCCGCACTGACTAAGTGGGGGGTTACTGGGCGCGCATGCGAGCAAGCTTTAGCCAGCGTGCATTTATGGAATCCCAGAGACTTTTGTAGCGACTCTCGTAAGACTGTTGATGATCGCGCCTATGGTGGTGGCCCAGGAATGGTCATGATGGTAAAGCCACTAGAAGATACGATTCATGGAATTCGGGCTGCCCATGCTACAGCAGGGGTAAAAAGTGGTCCAATTTGTCTCTTGGCACCCCAGGGTGAGCGCTTTTCTCAGAAGATATCGACAGATATACTCAATTACGGTAATTTAAGCTTCATTTGTGGTCGGTATGAGGCCGTCGATCAGCGCTTTATTGACCGAAATGTGGATTTACAGCTCTCAATCGGCGATTTTGTGCTCTCTGGGGGCGAAATTCCGGCAATGGCGATGATGGATGCTGTGATCCGATTGATCCCAGGGGCTCTTGGGGATGGCGAATCTGCGGCTCAGGATAGCTTTATGAATGGTCTTTTGGACTATCCGCATTACACCAGGCCTGAGATTTATGAAAATTTATCAGTCCCAGACGTGCTTTTGGGCGGACATCACGCTAAAATAGCAGATTGGCGTCGGCAAAAGTCTTTAGAGCTGACGCTAAGGCTCAGGCCAGATTTAATTGAATCTGCCAGAGCTAATGGGTTGCTAACCCGAGAAGATGAACAATTTCTTCGCTCGCTGTGAATGCCTTTGGTTTACTCAGTAGCGAATAGGTAGTTTGGTTTTTGGTTTAGTGAAATAGTTTTAACTGCATCCTCTGTTAGGTCCGTCAATTTATTGTTGCGGGATAAAACGCTAACAAGATGTTTAAGGATTAAAAATGAATTTGATCGCAAAAATTGAGCAAGAAGAAATTGCTCGCTTAAGTGCTAACAAAACATTGCCAAGCTTTGCACCTGGCGACACAGTAGTTGTTAGCGTAAACGTAGTTGAAGGTACTCGTAAGCGTACCCAGGCCTTTGAAGGTGTTGTGATTGCAAAACGCAATCGCGGACTGAATTCAAGCTTTATCGTTCGTAAGATTTCTTCTGGTGAAGGCGTTGAGCGTACATTCCAAACTTATTCACCATTAATTGCTAGCGTTGAAGTAAAACGTCGCGGTGATGTGCGTCGTGCGAAGTTGTACTACTTGCGCGATCGCTCTGGTAAGTCTGCACGTATTAAAGAAAAGCTTCAAGCTCGCAACAAGGTTGAGGCTACTGCAGCTGCTGAGTAATTGCCGCTTCGATGCAAATGAAAAGGCGGCCTCGGTCGCCTTTTTTATTCCCTTAAAATAGATCCATGTCTAAAACGTCCATTCCTGAAGAAGGTGCAATTAACCTTGCAGCACCTCCGGGTTTTGATGCTCAGGCTATTCCGATTCATCAAGTTTGCGCAGATCAAAAGAGGGTGCTCCCTGAGTTATTGGAGCCAGAGGCATTAAGGGCGCGATTGCAGTCACCCCCACAATGGCAACCAGAAATCACCGATGAGAACCGCCATGTCATTGCCACTGATATCATCGCACGTCGACAAGCAGCTGGAAAGGTTACTCGTGCGGCGGTGCTAATTCCCTTGCTGTTGAAAGAGAGTGGCTTGTCAGTTTTGCTGACGCAAAGAACAAATCATTTGCGTGACCATGCTGGTCAGATTAGTTTTCCTGGCGGGCGCATGGATCCCGAGGATCAGAGCCCAAACGACACTGCTTTAAGGGAGAGTCATGAGGAGATTGGTTTAGATCCCAAGCGTGTTGAGATTATTGGACATTTACCTGAGTATTTGACCGTATCCGGTTATAGCGTCACGCCTGTAGTTGGTTTGGTACAACCTCAGGCAGAATATGTCTTGGATGCTTTTGAAGTGGCGGATGTATTTGAGGTTCCGCTAGAGTTTTTGTTGGATCCTGCCAACCATCAAGTTAGACTATGGGAAAGCGAGCAGGGTGGACGTCGTTTTTATTCAATGCCTTATGAGAACCGCTTTATTTGGGGTGCTACTGCAGGAATGTTGCGTAACCTATATCATTTATTAAAAGTATGACTTTCTTTTCTATTCTTTTCGCCCTCATTGCCGAGCAATATCGCCCAGTGACTTCTGCACACTGGATTGTGCGCATGAGCACACGCTGGTTAGATTGGGTTGCTGCAGAGTTTGGGGGCAAGACTGAAGAGGGAGCAAGTGCAGTTGGCGCACGCATGGCATGCCTGGTCGCTTTTATATTGCCAACATTTTTAGTATTCATCGTATATGTCATTTGTATGGTGACATATCCGATTCTTGGGTTTTTGTGGAACGTTGCAATTGCCTATTTATTTTTTGGCTTTCGTCAATTTAGCCATTCATTTACCTTGGTGCATGAAGCAATCGAAGCGCATGATTTACCAGCTGCTCGTGCTGCATTAGGTGAGTGGTATGGTCCTGAGCTTGATACATCGAATCTTACCGAAACCGAAGTGATCTCATTAGCGCTTGAGCGTGCCATCATTGGTTCGCATCACCATGTGTTTGGTGTGTTGTTCTGGTTCATGATGCCCATGGGTCCAGCAGGGGTTGTGCTCTACCGCTTGGCAGACATTGCTGCCCAACGTTGGTCTGAGCGTGGTGATTACAACCTCAGTGAATCTGCTCGTCACTTCTTCTACGTTATTGATTGGATTCCAGCCCGCATTACCGCAATGGGTTTTGCGATTGTGGGTAATTTCGAGGGGGCGGTCTACGCGTGGCGCTATCTCACCTCGAAGTGGTCTGATTCTTTGTCAGCGGTTATCTTGGCTTCAGGTAGTGGAGCGCTCGGAGTGCGTTTGGGTGAACCATTGAGTGAGCCTGATAGTGATGAAGCTCTGCGTATGGCTGAGGCAGGTGAGCCTTTGGTATATG
It includes:
- the rpsP gene encoding 30S ribosomal protein S16, which encodes MVVIRLARGGSKKRPFYSIVATDKRNRRDSNFIERIGYFNPKAAESEQAMRIAQDRLTYWTSVGAQVSPTVVRLIKNNPAA
- the rimM gene encoding ribosome maturation factor RimM (Essential for efficient processing of 16S rRNA), whose protein sequence is MSTPSLSDLIELGVVSEAQGIRGQVKVRPHSSDPVALLSSKTIWLSLIARRDQHASTSSAPASLTEYKVKGAKMHSGNVVMSLEGVADRDQALALKGARILVARDAFPNTDKDDYYWVDLIGCQAINVQGQPLGEVLDVTENGAHGVIAIGSAEKKVIQYLVPFVKEVVQSVDLASKLITVDWQLDWQ
- the trmD gene encoding tRNA (guanosine(37)-N1)-methyltransferase TrmD; this translates as MRFDVVTLFPEMFSALTKWGVTGRACEQALASVHLWNPRDFCSDSRKTVDDRAYGGGPGMVMMVKPLEDTIHGIRAAHATAGVKSGPICLLAPQGERFSQKISTDILNYGNLSFICGRYEAVDQRFIDRNVDLQLSIGDFVLSGGEIPAMAMMDAVIRLIPGALGDGESAAQDSFMNGLLDYPHYTRPEIYENLSVPDVLLGGHHAKIADWRRQKSLELTLRLRPDLIESARANGLLTREDEQFLRSL
- the rplS gene encoding 50S ribosomal protein L19, which translates into the protein MNLIAKIEQEEIARLSANKTLPSFAPGDTVVVSVNVVEGTRKRTQAFEGVVIAKRNRGLNSSFIVRKISSGEGVERTFQTYSPLIASVEVKRRGDVRRAKLYYLRDRSGKSARIKEKLQARNKVEATAAAE
- a CDS encoding CoA pyrophosphatase is translated as MSKTSIPEEGAINLAAPPGFDAQAIPIHQVCADQKRVLPELLEPEALRARLQSPPQWQPEITDENRHVIATDIIARRQAAGKVTRAAVLIPLLLKESGLSVLLTQRTNHLRDHAGQISFPGGRMDPEDQSPNDTALRESHEEIGLDPKRVEIIGHLPEYLTVSGYSVTPVVGLVQPQAEYVLDAFEVADVFEVPLEFLLDPANHQVRLWESEQGGRRFYSMPYENRFIWGATAGMLRNLYHLLKV
- a CDS encoding CobD/CbiB family protein, which gives rise to MTFFSILFALIAEQYRPVTSAHWIVRMSTRWLDWVAAEFGGKTEEGASAVGARMACLVAFILPTFLVFIVYVICMVTYPILGFLWNVAIAYLFFGFRQFSHSFTLVHEAIEAHDLPAARAALGEWYGPELDTSNLTETEVISLALERAIIGSHHHVFGVLFWFMMPMGPAGVVLYRLADIAAQRWSERGDYNLSESARHFFYVIDWIPARITAMGFAIVGNFEGAVYAWRYLTSKWSDSLSAVILASGSGALGVRLGEPLSEPDSDEALRMAEAGEPLVYEVGLEPTERTMRSAVGLVWRLVIAWMALLLMLTIALWLG